Proteins co-encoded in one Neodiprion lecontei isolate iyNeoLeco1 chromosome 3, iyNeoLeco1.1, whole genome shotgun sequence genomic window:
- the LOC124293421 gene encoding piggyBac transposable element-derived protein 3-like codes for MLDIFRKNAMQFGMFTSALSIDEMMIKYFGRLSIKQFIKTKPIRFGVKMWGICSPEGFLYDLDVYCGKTADRGVLSNVAQGSQVVLQMLKGLLLSTSPRNLVRDSKNVSILSTAVGVYPLQPVKRYSKIEKKKAEVQFPNAFRAYNRFMGGVDLHDQHCNKLLPSIRSKKWTWVILMRVIQASITNATVLYNLAKGDGKKLVVLA; via the exons ATGTTGGACATATTCAGGAAAAATGCAATGCAATTTGGAATGTTCACTTCAGCACTTTCAATAGATGAgatgatgataaaatattttgggAGATTGTCGATAAAACAATTCATAAAAACGAAACCAATCAGATTTGGCGTAAAAATGTGGGGCATTTGCAGTCCTGAAGGATTTTTATATGATTTGGATGTATATTGTGGTAAGACTGCTGATAGAGGAGTTTTAAGCAATGTGGCTCAGGGCAGTCAAGTGGTGTTGCAGATGCTGAAGGGATTACTTTTGTCTACGTCTCCTCGAAATCTGG TACGGGATTCAAAGAATGTTTCGATTCTCTCAACCGCTGTGGGAGTGTATCCACTTCAGCCAGTCAAGAGGTACAGTAAAATTGAGAAGAAGAAAGCTGAAGTGCAGTTTCCTAATGCATTTCGTGCTTATAACAGGTTTATGGGTGGTGTGGACCTTCACGACCAACATTGCAACAAACTTCTACCCTCAATAAGATCCAAGAAATGGACTTGGGTTATCCTGATGAGAGTAATTCAAGCCTCTATCACAAATGCAACTGTCCTCTATAACTTGGCTAAAGGAGATGGAAAGAAG TTAGTCGTTCTTGCTTAG